Proteins encoded together in one Amblyomma americanum isolate KBUSLIRL-KWMA chromosome 1, ASM5285725v1, whole genome shotgun sequence window:
- the LOC144113753 gene encoding uncharacterized protein LOC144113753, translated as MKAFVRLLGVTLYFVACDGFQVVLQSAQHQGPKYDSGCDVARFTPQRELCDATFKLNIPHNHGDMKFVCSVIGKYKMCLANVIQATGCDNKEFLVEQLQPMQQYIQQNRIECIPDVNSSSVARIPAGYRAKLDLCTRDKAWETQFLCAKKFHTKLRKIEDDKEVESHQICRSLSRYYSCLNTVLHSESCEEDTELMMHMEYFPKVLTQKYREMCFAELKLTAMNVAKRLEGYTMDQTCQEEDATKQFFACGLLFNEIISHSPPQERICLAYRDFENCTNVIARDLHCNVGSEFSRHSMHVMNVLVSQYEGYCRTIRPTNPIDETGQPGPTPITPGPGPGPSVTVQPPVGCDGDLYMEKYFECGLTYIFSLRDAMFGDNPHHQDQICETITLHKSCLEGNKKTSRCSDLPEIKASLDHINNELWNAPGAKCNSAQYKRSGRIRFRTSEQQCVVREYAATFFTCGTIFLKNTYPQAVSKDEDCRFYREFLRCKEYLIPCKSQSDISSALDHFSTVLTEGYESKCTGYNITDTCNKLVLIKNFFSCGLTYYQSYNEFGATYLVAEPHACKLLYDFHNCSYESVLKNKPNCKETRDLFDNIKKVKDYINGMFNTKHKSDCKTPAGMEKRRVYLGLERQSACDQFKAIKKLVLCGVTFHRMLLTIENGTNAKENRSRVCPLVKEMKYCMYAATHDSGCSDALFLNTEISVLKKHLLMEFEDSCNVLPSGDDQEFKVYRQACELKEFTQEWESCDAAMEDDIGIFYRNGSVFRKNSMSNRVRRRLCRDLIGYRKCLNNSADKHHCSPLAPQVSEMSNELFDRLGLVYCSGGTRHAGLWSLIVAIAASWLMRQSADRPS; from the exons ATGACAGCGGTTGCGACGTGGCGCGTTTCACGCCCCAGCGGGAGCTATGCGATGCCACGTTCAAACTAAACATCCCTCATAACCACGGGGATATGAAGTTTGTATGCTC GGTCATCGGAAAATATAAAATGTGCCTGGCCAACGTGATCCAAGCGACTGGATGTGACAATAAGGAGTTTCTTGTAGAGCAGCTGCAACCCATGCAGCAATACATTCAACAGAACCGTATCGAATGCATTCCAGACGTAAACT CGTCGTCAGTGGCACGAATACCCGCAGGCTATCGGGCCAAGCTCGATCTGTGCACACGAGACAAGGCATGGGAGACGCAGTTCTTGTGTGCCAAAAAATTCCATACAAAATTGCGAAAGATCGAAGACGACAAAGAGGTTGAATCTCACCAAATTTGCAG GTCTTTAAGCCGCTACTACAGCTGCTTGAACACAGTCCTCCACAGCGAATCCTGCGAAGAAGACACAGAACTGATGATGCACATGGAGTACTTTCCCAAGGTGCTGACCCAGAAGTACCGCGAGATGTGCTTTGCTGAGCTTAAGCTTACGGCCATGAACGTTGCCAAAAGACTAGAGG GCTATACAATGGACCAGACGTGCCAGGAAGAAGACGCCACAAAGCAGTTCTTCGCCTGCGGCCTCTTGTTTAATGAGATCATTAGCCATAGCCCTCCTCAAGAAAGGATATGCTT gGCCTACAGGGACTTCGAAAACTGTACGAATGTGATCGCGAGGGATCTTCACTGCAACGTTGGTTCGGAGTTCAGCAGGCATTCCATGCACGTGATGAACGTGCTGGTGAGCCAGTACGAGGGCTACTGCCGCACTATTCGGCCGACAAACCCCATAGATGAAACTGGCCAACCTGGACCCACCCCCATCACACCTGGACCCGGACCCGGACCCTCTGTAACGGTGCAGCCTCCTGTCGGCTGCGACGGTGACCTCTACATGGAGAAGTACTTCGAGTGCGGCCTCACTTATATATTCAGCCTTCGTGACGCCATGTTTGGAGACAACCCGCACCACCAAGACCAGATTTGCGA AACTATAACCTTGCACAAGTCGTGCCTAGAAGGCAACAAGAAAACCTCTCGCTGCTCAGATCTGCCGGAAATAAAAGCGAGTCTTGACCATATTAACAATGAACTCTGGAATGCTCCCGGTGCCAAATGTAATTCCGCACAATACAAGCGCTCCG GAAGAATACGGTTCAGGACTTCGGAGCAGCAGTGCGTTGTTCGTGAATATGCAGCAACGTTCTTCACGTGTGGCACAATTTTCCTCAAGAACACGTACCCGCAAGCTGTGTCCAAGGACGAGGACTGCAG GTTTTACAGGGAGTTTCTCAGATGCAAGGAGTACCTTATCCCATGCAAGTCGCAGAGTGACATTTCGTCAGCACTTGATCATTTTAGCACAGTGCTGACTGAAGGTTATGAAAGCAAGTGCACGGGCTACAACATAACTG ATACATGTAACAAGCTGGTTTTGATAAAGAACTTCTTCTCTTGCGGCCTGACCTACTACCAGTCCTACAACGAATTTGGCGCGACATACCTCGTTGCTGAGCCCCACGCTTGCAA GTTACTGTACGATTTCCACAACTGCAGCTATGAGTCCGTTCTCAAGAACAAACCGAATTGCAAGGAGACTAGAGACCTTTTCGACAACATCAAGAAGGTCAAGGACTACATAAACGGCATGTTCAACACCAAACACAAGTCGGACTGCAAAACTCCTGCAG GGATGGAAAAGCGGCGCGTCTACTTGGGGCTGGAGCGGCAGAGCGCCTGCGACCAGTTCAAGGCCATCAAGAAACTCGTGCTGTGCGGGGTCACCTTCCACCGGATGCTCTTGACGATCGAGAACGGCACGAACGCCAAGGAGAACCGATCTCGAGTGTGCCC GCTTGTGAAGGAAATGAAATATTGCATGTACGCGGCCACGCACGACTCCGGATGCTCTGATGCCCTGTTTCTCAACACCGAGATATCAGTGCTCAAGAAGCACCTGCTGATGGAGTTTGAAGACAGCTGCAACGTACTGCCATCGGGTGACGACCAGGAGTTCAAGGTGTATCGTCAAG CGTGCGAGCTGAAGGAGTTTACCCAGGAATGGGAATCTTGTGACGCGGCAATGGAGGATGACATCGGCATTTTCTACCGCAATGGCTCTGTGTTTCGGAAAAATTCCATGAGCAATCGTGTGCGGCGAAGACTTTGCAG AGATCTCATTGGCTACCGCAAGTGCCTGAACAATTCGGCCGACAAGCACCACTGCTCCCCGCTAGCCCCCCAGGTCTCTGAAATGAGCAACGAGCTGTTCGATCGGCTGGGCCTAGTCTACTGCTCAGGCGGCACACGCCATGCGGGCCTCTGGAGCCTCATCGTCGCCATCGCCGCCAGCTGGCTCATGCGCCAGTCCGCGGACCGACCGAGCTAG
- the LOC144136237 gene encoding uncharacterized protein LOC144136237, which yields MWERFPVYLLLVVCSIKAESEPIRRRPFASPATGCLENRLLRLRLECESALDEVARLRMKRDQSESCRKLRKYITCIDIALTSTKCRRDRYVFGREVERRKRQVNTYNWDCSLQMQNYDYVMCDSKTLINRHLACGTTFDRSIVNLNFELDEDKEKLCSSLTDYKHCVTPLIKNDACSSNKNLISRLLHFSRAVVGEYQTSCKTIAMKHIMEARQVEDTACLPEDLREKVLSCQQSAYRTIRARDVHSETDICEELDLMKECIDNALKETSCSRDAPSRRVANDTTAESYARYNVKCRRF from the exons ATGTGGGAGAGGTTTCCTGTCTACCTGCTGCTCGTGGTGTGCTCAATCAAGGCGGAAAGTGAACCGATCCGAAGACGACCCTTCGCCT CACCTGCCACAGGCTGCCTCGAAAATCGGCTTCTACGGCTCAGGCTGGAATGCGAGAGTGCGCTCGACGAGGTGGCCAGACTACGGATGAAGAGGGACCAGTCAGAATCGTGCCG AAAACTTCGCAAGTACATCACATGCATCGACATTGCGTTGACTTCAACCAAGTGTCGCCGAGACCGGTATGTTTTCGGCCGCGAAGTTGAGCGCCGCAAAAGACAAGTAAATACTTACAACTGGGACTGCAGCTTACAGATGC AAAACTACGACTACGTCATGTGCGACAGCAAGACACTCATCAACCGTCACCTTGCTTGCGGCACGACCTTTGACAGGTCGATTGTGAATCTGAACTTCGAGCTGGATGAGGACAAGGAAAAACTTTGCAG CTCGTTGACAGACTACAAGCACTGTGTAACACCTCTGATTAAGAACGACGCCTGCTCGAGCAATAAGAACCTGATTTCCAGATTACTGCACTTCTCAAGAGCCGTGGTGGGAGAGTATCAAACATCCTGCAAGACAATAGCCATGAAAC ATATAATGGAAGCTCGCCAGGTTGAAGACACCGCGTGCCTGCCCGAGGACCTGAGAGAGAAAGTGCTCTCCTGCCAGCAGAGCGCGTACCGGACGATTCGCGCGCGGGATGTGCACAGCGAGACAGACATTTGCGA GGAACTTGACCTCATGAAAGAGTGCATCGACAACGCTCTCAAAGAAACAAGCTGCTCACGTGATGCACCTTCAAGGCGAGTCGCGAACGACACAACGGCAGAATCGTACGCTCGGTACAACGTCAAGTGCCGCAGATTCTGA